Proteins encoded within one genomic window of Spirulina major PCC 6313:
- the glmM gene encoding phosphoglucosamine mutase produces MVTSPLRSQDAQGSRGKTSKPSIHGIGSLAQLDSLPKTPLFGTDGIRGKAGELLSATLALEVGYWAGRILQSQAGQVGPVIIGQDSRNSSDMLATALASGLTTAGLEVWNVGLCPTPCVSHLTRHTAAIGGVMISASHNPPEDNGIKFFNHNGTKLTKATSQQIETALRGRSDLTVTRTQWGKHQHTVTLAQDYCEALQRSLPTSDLSGLKVILDLAWGAAVQLAPEVFRAMGAEVICLHEHPDGDRINVNCGSTHLQTLQAAIQEHQADLGFAFDGDADRVMAIDSHSRVIDGDYILYLWGKYLMERQQLPDHLLIGTVMANLGFERAWQALGGQFHRTDVGDQNVQAAMFATGAALGGEQSGHILCHHHSFSGDGLQTALHLSALVKESGQSLAALRDNSFQTYPQLLQNVRVDCRDRRQHWQDCEPVQAAIARAEAAFGEQGRVLVRASGTEPLIRVMVEAADADAVEHWTQYLVQSVQTHLG; encoded by the coding sequence ATGGTTACATCACCGCTTCGCTCCCAAGACGCACAAGGGTCAAGGGGCAAAACATCCAAGCCGAGCATTCACGGCATTGGCTCCTTAGCCCAACTCGACAGTCTCCCGAAAACGCCTCTCTTTGGCACCGATGGGATTCGCGGCAAGGCCGGGGAATTATTGAGCGCCACGTTAGCCCTCGAAGTGGGCTATTGGGCGGGCCGAATTTTACAATCCCAAGCTGGGCAGGTGGGCCCGGTGATTATCGGCCAGGATTCGCGCAATTCTAGTGATATGTTGGCGACGGCCCTGGCTTCGGGGCTGACGACGGCGGGTTTAGAGGTGTGGAATGTGGGGCTGTGTCCCACGCCCTGTGTGTCGCACCTGACGCGCCACACGGCGGCCATCGGGGGGGTGATGATTTCCGCCAGTCATAACCCGCCCGAAGATAATGGCATTAAATTTTTTAACCATAACGGCACAAAGTTAACGAAGGCCACGAGCCAACAAATTGAAACGGCGTTGCGGGGTCGCAGTGATCTCACCGTGACGCGGACGCAGTGGGGTAAGCATCAACATACCGTGACATTGGCCCAGGATTATTGCGAGGCGTTGCAGCGATCGCTCCCCACCTCTGACCTCAGCGGGTTAAAGGTCATCCTTGATTTGGCCTGGGGTGCTGCGGTGCAGTTAGCCCCCGAAGTGTTCCGCGCCATGGGTGCGGAGGTGATTTGTCTCCATGAACATCCCGATGGCGATCGCATCAACGTCAACTGTGGATCGACCCATCTCCAAACCCTCCAAGCCGCCATCCAAGAACACCAAGCCGACCTCGGTTTTGCCTTTGATGGCGATGCCGATCGCGTCATGGCCATTGACTCCCACAGCCGCGTCATCGATGGGGATTATATCCTCTACCTTTGGGGTAAATACCTGATGGAGCGGCAGCAATTGCCCGATCATTTGCTGATCGGGACGGTGATGGCCAATCTTGGGTTTGAACGGGCTTGGCAAGCTCTCGGCGGTCAATTCCACCGCACCGATGTCGGCGATCAAAACGTCCAGGCGGCGATGTTTGCCACGGGGGCAGCCCTGGGCGGTGAGCAGTCCGGGCATATCCTCTGCCATCACCACAGTTTTTCCGGCGATGGTCTGCAAACGGCGCTCCACCTCTCCGCCTTGGTGAAAGAGTCGGGGCAATCCCTCGCGGCACTCCGGGACAACAGTTTCCAAACCTACCCGCAACTGTTGCAAAATGTGCGCGTGGACTGTCGCGATCGCCGTCAACATTGGCAAGACTGCGAACCGGTACAGGCTGCGATCGCCCGCGCCGAAGCCGCCTTTGGCGAGCAAGGCCGCGTCCTCGTCCGCGCCTCCGGCACCGAACCCCTGATCCGCGTCATGGTGGAAGCCGCCGACGCCGATGCCGTCGAACACTGGACGCAATACCTCGTCCAATCCGTCCAAACCCACCTCGGTTAG
- a CDS encoding DUF4327 family protein, which yields MVATPLPQTYTLSALQDDARTLVQQGKVSRNEPIYTLLAHLPDREHTSFERELALHDYLLRDRIADLIPQERWQND from the coding sequence ATGGTTGCCACTCCATTACCCCAAACCTACACCCTCTCCGCACTTCAAGACGATGCTCGCACGTTAGTTCAACAGGGCAAAGTGAGTCGGAACGAACCGATTTATACGTTACTGGCTCATCTACCTGATCGTGAACATACCAGCTTTGAACGTGAGTTGGCTCTTCATGACTATTTGCTGCGCGATCGCATTGCCGATCTGATCCCTCAAGAACGTTGGCAAAACGACTAA
- a CDS encoding type II toxin-antitoxin system CcdA family antitoxin — MNDPATQSPRLADKVEVAIQLDSDLVDQLHHLSSDPSRIIETAIKQWLRGDREQDDELSRTFRRNPPVPPRGEWND, encoded by the coding sequence ATGAACGATCCTGCCACCCAGTCCCCCCGCCTTGCCGACAAAGTTGAAGTTGCGATTCAACTGGACTCTGATCTTGTCGATCAACTCCATCATCTCAGCAGTGACCCCAGCCGGATTATTGAAACGGCGATTAAGCAATGGCTACGGGGCGATCGCGAACAAGATGACGAACTATCCCGCACCTTCCGACGCAATCCCCCCGTCCCCCCCCGTGGCGAGTGGAACGACTAA
- a CDS encoding NfeD family protein, with protein sequence MNTRFLVNQPQFFPTPIPGVITDTVTLDQKGRIRFQGSFYPAQLAEQNMSDELSPGTTVQVLGRLGITLLIRPV encoded by the coding sequence ATGAATACCCGTTTCCTCGTCAATCAACCCCAGTTCTTCCCAACCCCGATTCCCGGTGTGATTACCGACACCGTCACCCTTGATCAAAAGGGCCGAATTCGCTTCCAAGGCTCTTTTTATCCTGCCCAACTCGCTGAGCAGAATATGAGTGATGAGCTTTCACCGGGCACGACGGTTCAAGTTCTCGGTCGGCTTGGGATTACTCTTCTCATCCGCCCGGTTTAG